The Setaria italica strain Yugu1 chromosome IX, Setaria_italica_v2.0, whole genome shotgun sequence genome has a window encoding:
- the LOC101760005 gene encoding nuclear transcription factor Y subunit C-2 — protein MDNQPLPYSTGQPPATGGAPVPGVPGAAGPPPVPHHHLLQQQQAQLQAFWGYQRQEAERASASDFKNHQLPLARIKKIMKADEDVRMISAEAPVLFAKACELFILELTIRSWLHAEENKRRTLQRNDVAAAIARTDVFDFLVDIVPREEAKEEPGSALGFAAAGPGAVGGGAAPAAGMPYYYPPMGQPAPMMPAWQVPAWDPAWQQGAAPDVDQSASYGEEGQGFAAAGHGGAASFHPPAPPSSE, from the coding sequence ATGGACAACCAGCCGCTGCCCTACTCCACTGGTCAGCCCCCGGCGACCGGCGGAGCCCCGGTGCCCGGCGTCCCTGGCGCGGCCGGGCCGCCACCGGtgccgcaccaccacctgctccagcagcagcaggcccaGCTGCAGGCGTTCTGGGGGTACCAGCGGCAGGAGGCGGAgcgcgcgtcggcgtcggaCTTCAAGAACCACCAGCTGCCGCTGGCCCGGATCAAGAAGATCATGAAGGCCGACGAGGACGTGCGCATGATCTCCGCGGAGGCTCCCGTCCTGTTCGCCAAGGCGTGCGAGCTCTTCATCCTCGAGCTCACCATCCGCTCCTGGCTGCACGCCGAGGAGAACAAGCGCCGCACCCTGCAGCGCAACGACGTCGCCGCAGCCATCGCGCGCACCGACGTCTTCGACTTCCTCGTCGACATCGTGCCGCGAGAGGAGGCCAAGGAGGAGCCCGGGAGCGCGCTCGGCTTCGCGGCGGCCGGGCCTGGCGCCGTCGGGGGAGgcgcggcgcccgccgccgggatGCCGTACTACTACCCGCCGATGGGGCAGCCGGCGCCGATGATGCCGGCCTGGCAAGTTCCGGCCTGGGACCCGGCCTGGCAGCAAGGGGCGGCGCCGGACGTCGATCAGAGCGCCAGCTACGGCGAGGAAGGGCAAGGGTTTGCCGCAGCAGGCCATGGCGGTGCCGCTAGCTTCCATCCTCCTGCACCTCCGAGCTCTGAGTGA